In one window of Mercurialis annua linkage group LG4, ddMerAnnu1.2, whole genome shotgun sequence DNA:
- the LOC126679327 gene encoding structural maintenance of chromosomes protein 4-like isoform X2: MLFVFGKRAKQMRLNKVSELIHNSTNHQNRDSAGVSVHFQEIIDLDDGNYEVVPGSEFVITRVALRDNSSKYYINDRGSNFTEVTKKLKGKGVDLDNNRFLILQGEVEQISLMKPKAQGPHDEGFLEYLEDIIGTDKYVEKIEESAKELEFLNEKRSGVVQMVKLAEKERDSLEDVKNEAESFMLKQLSLLKWREKATNLAHEDNSAKMAEMQTNVSNLEENLKADREKIQESRKSLKELEAVHKTYVKRQEELDIGLRNCKEALKEFERQDVKYQEDSKHKKQKIEKLKNKLEKDSAKIDDLTKDCKNSSNMIPKLEEDVQKLQKLLVDEERVLEDIIENSKVETEKYRSELVKVRAELEPWEKQLIDHRGKLEVACTESKLLSEKHEASHAAFEDSRKQMGNILGRIENKSASIEKLQNDMENLKHKASEAHKVEQECTKKQEALIPEEQTARQKVAELKTIAESEKSQGSVMRAILQAKESNKIEGIYGRMGDLGAIDAKYNVAISTACSGLDYIVVETTAAAQDCVELLRRENLGVSTFMILEKQVDLLPKMKSKVNTPDGVPRLFDLVRVQDERMKLAFYAALGNTVVANNLDQATQIAYGGNMEFRRVVTLDGTLFEKSGTMSGGGSKPRGGKMGTSIRATSVSVEAVTDAENEVSTLAGKLNCIRQSVVDAVKSYQVSEKAIANLEMELAKSQKEIDSLKSEHSYLEKQLGSLEAASRPKKDGLDRLKELKKIICLEEKEIDRLTQGSKNLKGKALEFQNNIENAGGETLKAQKKKVKKIQSDIDKTSTEINRHKVQIETNQKMIKKLTKGIEDSKKETDQLVEEKEKLSSVFNEILEKVSAVKENPEKTRQLIDEHKEALVKAESDYETVKKVVDDLLVKAESEYETVKKVVDDLRASEVDADYKLQDIKKGYKELELKGESDKKKLDNLQSALTRHMEQIQKDLVDSEKLQTTLSDDALAKACDLKRAEETVALLEAQLKEMNPYLDSISEYRVKVSSYNARVEELNMVTQQRDDLKKLHDEWRKKRLDEFMAGFNSISLKLKEMYQMITLGGDAELELVDSLDPFSEGVVFSVRPPKKSWKNIANLSGGEKTLSSLSLVFALHHYKPTPLYVMDEIDAALDFKNVSIVGHYVKDRTKDAQFIIISLRNNMFELADRLVGIYKTDNCTKSITINPGSFVVCGNAA, translated from the exons ATGCTTTTCGTTTTCGGAAAGAGAGCAAAGCAG ATGAGACTTAATAAAGTATCTGAGCTTATTCATAATTCCACAAATCACCAAAATCGGGATAGTGCTGGTGTTTCTGTTCATTTTCAGGAGATCATTGACCTG GATGATGGAAACTATGAAGTTGTGCCAGGGAGTGAGTTTGTTATCACTCGGGTTGCCTTGCGTGATAACTCATCCAAGTATTACATTAATGACCGTGGAAGTAATTTTACTGAGGTCACCAAGAAACTCAAAGGGAAAGGGGTTGACTTGGACAATAATCGTTTTCTGATTCTTCAG GGTGAAGTTGAGCAGATTTCATTGATGAAGCCCAAAGCACAAGGGCCCCATGATGAAGGTTTTCTCGAATACTTAGAAGACATAATTGGAACTGATAAATATGTTGAAAAGATTGAAGAATCAGCCAAGGA GCTGGAATTTCTCAATGAGAAAAGGTCTGGGGTTGTGCAGATGGTTAAACTAGCAGAGAAAGAACGAGACAGCTTGGAG GATGTGAAGAATGAAGCAGAGTCCTTTATGCTTAAACAGTTATCACTTTTGAAATGGCGAGAGAAAGCTACAAATTTAGCTCACGAGGATAATAGTGCCAAGATGGCTGAAATGCAAACAAATGTATCTAACCTAGAAGAAAACTTAAAGGCTGACAG GGAGAAAATTCAAGAAAGTCGTAAATCTTTGAAAGAGCTTGAGGCTGTGCACAAGACATATGTCAAAAGACAAGAG GAACTTGACATTGGTCTTAGAAATTGTAAAGAGGCGTTGAAGGAGTTTGAAAGGCAGGATGTTAAATATCAGGAGGACTCAAAGCACAAGAAGCAAAAGATCgagaaacttaaaaataaacttGAGAAG GACTCGGCAAAGATTGACGACTTGACAAAGGACTGTAAGAACTCGAGTAATATGATTCCAAAACTTGAGGAGGATGTTCAAAAACTGCAAAAACTCTTGGTAGATGAGGAAAGAGTATTAGAAGATATAATAGAGAATTCCAAAG TCGAAACTGAAAAATATCGCTCTGAGCTTGTTAAGGTTCGTGCTGAATTAGAACCTTGGGAAAAACAACTTATTGATCACAGGGGAAAGCTTGAAGTTGCATGTACTGAAAGCAAGCTTTTGAGTGAGAAG CATGAAGCTAGTCATGCAGCTTTTGAAGATTCACGAAAGCAGATGGGTAATATATTGGGAAGAATTGAAAATAAATCTGCAAGCATTGAAAAACTACAAAATGATATGGAAAATCTCAAGCACAAAGCATCGGAAGCTCATAAAGTGGAACAA GAATGCACAAAAAAACAAGAAGCTCTAATTCCAGAAGAACAAACGGCAAGACAGAAGGTTGCAGAACTTAAAACCATAGCTGAATCTGAGAAAAGTCAGGGTTCAGTTATGAGAGCAATTTTGCAGGCCAAGGAGTCTAATAAAATAGAGGGAATTTATGGCCGAATGGGAGATTTAGGAGCTATTGATG CAAAATATAATGTGGCTATATCTACAGCATGTTCTGGACTTGATTACATTGTGGTGGAGACAACTGCTGCAGCCCAAGATTGTGTTGAGCTGCTAAGAAGAGAGAATCTCGGAGTTTCAACTTTCATGATATTG GAAAAGCAAGTTGATCTTTTGCCGAAGATGAAGTCTAAAGTAAACACTCCTGATGGAGTTCCACGCCTTTTTGATCTGGTCAGAGTTCAGGACGAAAGGATGAAGCTTGCATTCTATGCTGCCCTGGGCAACACTGTTGTCGCAAACAATCTGGATCAG GCAACACAAATCGCATATGGTGGAAACATGGAATTCCGGCGTGTGGTTACTCTTGATGGTACACTTTTTGAAAAATCTGGTACAATGAGCGGTGGGGGAAGCAAGCCACGTGGTGGAAAAATGGGGACATCTATTCGAGCCACCAGTGTTTCTGTAGAAGCTGTTACAGATGCTGAGAACGAGGTCTCCACTTTGGCTGGAAAGTTAAATTGCATCCGCCAAAGCGTAGTTGATGCCGTAAAAAGTTACCAAGTCTCAGAAAAAGCAATTGCTAACCTTGAGATGGAATTGGCTAAAAGTCAAAAAGAG ATTGATAGTTTGAAGTCTGAACATAGTTATCTTGAAAAGCAACTTGGCTCGCTAGAGGCTGCATCACGACCAAAGAAGGACGGGCTTGACAGGCTTAAGGAGCTGAAGAAAATTATATGTTTAGAGGAAAAAGAGATTGACAGACTTACACAAGGATCTAAAAACCTCAAGGGGAAG GCCTTGGAATTTCAGAATAATATAGAAAATGCTGGTGGTGAAACTCTAAAAGCACAGAAGAAAAAAGTCAAGAAGATTCAGTCT GATATTGACAAGACAAGCACAGAAATAAACCGTCACAAGGTTCAAATTGAGACAAATCAGAAAATGATAAAGAAGTTAACTAAAGGCATTGAGGACTCCAAGAAGGAGACGGATCAACTTGTTGAGGAGAAGGAAAAACTCTCGAGTGTTTTCAACGAAATACTGGAGAAGGTTTCTGCTGTTAAAGAGAATCCCGAAAAGACACGGCAG CTAATTGATGAACACAAGGAAGCGTTGGTTAAAGCAGAATCTGATTATGAAACTGTGAAGAAAGTTGTTGATGATTTGTTGGTTAAAGCAGAATCTGAGTATGAAACTGTGAAGAAAGTTGTTGATGATTTGAGGGCATCGGAG GTTGATGCCGACTACAAGTTACAAGATATAAAGAAGGGCTACAAGGAGTTGGAACTGAAGGGAGAGAGTGACAAGAAAAAGCTTGATAACCTGCAAAGTGCTCTTACACGACATATGGAGCA AATTCAGAAAGATCTAGTAGACTCTGAAAAGCTTCAAACAACCTTGTCAGATGACGCTCTTGCAAAAGCCTGTGACCTCAAAAGGGCAGAGGAAACTGTAGCATTGCTGGAAGCACAGCTCAAAGAGATGAATCCATATCTGGACTCAATCTCAGA ATATCGAGTAAAGGTTTCCTCATATAATGCGCGAGTTGAGGAGTTGAACATGGTCACTCAACAACGGGATGATCTAAAAAAACTGCATGATGAGTGGCGAAAAAAAAG gCTAGATGAGTTCATGGCTGGATTTAATTCAATATCCTTGAAGTTAAAGGAAATGTATCAG ATGATTACACTGGGAGGAGATGCAGAACTTGAGCTGGTGGATTCTTTGGATCCCTTTTCAGAAGGAGTTGTCTTCAGTGTCAGACCGCCTAAGAAGAGCTGGAAGAACATCGCCAACTTATCTGGTGGAGAAAAG ACTCTTAGCTCATTGTCTCTTGTGTTTGCACTTCATCACTACAAGCCAACACCTCTATATGTAATGGACGAAATCGATGCTGCTCTAG ATTTCAAGAATGTTTCTATCGTGGGACATTACGTGAAAGACCGAACTAAGGATGCACAATTCATCATCATCAG CCTTAGAAACAACATGTTTGAGTTGGCTGATCGACTTGTCGGAATTTACAAAACCGACAACTGCACAAAGAGCATTACAATCAATCCAGGCAGTTTTGTGGTTTGCGGAAATGCTGCTTAA
- the LOC126679328 gene encoding aquaporin NIP2-1-like — MATTDMKYHNSISASSTSPAEDLISLENPESDKTPCFRLVQSFRNHYPPRFIKKVVAEVIATYLMVFVTCGSGAVSSSDEQRISKLGASIAGGLIVTVMIYAVGHVSGAHMNPAVTLAFAAVRHFPWKQVPFYAAAQLTGAICASFTLKVLLHPIKHIGTTSPSGSEFQALVMEIVVTFTMMFVTSAVATDTKAIGELAGLAVGSAVCITSILAGPVSGGSMNPARTLGPAVASAYYKGIWVYFVGPPLGTLLGSLAYNLIRATDKPVQAISSRSFSAKLRRLRSNDEDQPTIKDPLDAL; from the exons ATGGCTACCACAGATATGAAATATCATAATAGCATTTCAGCATCATCAACTTCACCGGCGGAAGATTTGATCTCATTGGAGAACCCAGAATCTGATAAAACCCCATGCTTCCGTCTTGTCCAATCATTTCGAAACCATTACCCTCCTCGTTTTATCAAAAAG GTGGTAGCAGAAGTGATAGCAACGTATTTAATGGTGTTCGTGACATGCGGGAGTGGTGCTGTAAGCTCAAGTGACGAACAGAGAATATCAAAACTGGGAGCTTCCATAGCAGGAGGGCTTATAGTTACTGTCATGATCTATGCTGTCGGACATGTTTCCGGTGCACATATGAACCCTGCCGTCACTCTAGCTTTTGCTGCTGTCAGACATTTTCCATGGAAACAG GTGCCATTTTATGCAGCCGCACAACTAACAGGAGCAATATGTGCATCATTTACATTAAAAGTGCTACTGCATCCTATAAAACATATTGGAACCACTTCACCTTCAGGTTCAGAATTTCAAGCTCTTGTAATGGAAATTGTGGTTACATTTACTATGATGTTCGTCACTTCTGCTGTGGCAACTGATACTAAAGCT ATAGGAGAGTTAGCTGGCTTAGCAGTTGGCTCTGCAGTGTGTATAACATCCATCTTGGCCGG ACCAGTATCAGGAGGATCAATGAACCCAGCAAGAACACTAGGACCGGCCGTTGCTAGTGCATACTACAAGGGGATATGGGTCTACTTTGTTGGACCACCGCTTGGAACATTGCTTGGTTCACTAGCTTATAATCTCATTCGAGCCACTGACAAGCCAGTCCAAGCCATTTCTTCCCGTTCATTTTCGGCAAAACTTCGCCGACTTAGAAGTAACGATGAAGATCAACCTACCATTAAAGATCCCCTTGATGCACTGTGA
- the LOC126679327 gene encoding structural maintenance of chromosomes protein 4-like isoform X1: MATETGDEAMAAESEAVRATIVTSSNKTPRLFIREMVMRNFKSYAGEQRVGPFHKSFSAVVGPNGSGKSNVIDAMLFVFGKRAKQMRLNKVSELIHNSTNHQNRDSAGVSVHFQEIIDLDDGNYEVVPGSEFVITRVALRDNSSKYYINDRGSNFTEVTKKLKGKGVDLDNNRFLILQGEVEQISLMKPKAQGPHDEGFLEYLEDIIGTDKYVEKIEESAKELEFLNEKRSGVVQMVKLAEKERDSLEDVKNEAESFMLKQLSLLKWREKATNLAHEDNSAKMAEMQTNVSNLEENLKADREKIQESRKSLKELEAVHKTYVKRQEELDIGLRNCKEALKEFERQDVKYQEDSKHKKQKIEKLKNKLEKDSAKIDDLTKDCKNSSNMIPKLEEDVQKLQKLLVDEERVLEDIIENSKVETEKYRSELVKVRAELEPWEKQLIDHRGKLEVACTESKLLSEKHEASHAAFEDSRKQMGNILGRIENKSASIEKLQNDMENLKHKASEAHKVEQECTKKQEALIPEEQTARQKVAELKTIAESEKSQGSVMRAILQAKESNKIEGIYGRMGDLGAIDAKYNVAISTACSGLDYIVVETTAAAQDCVELLRRENLGVSTFMILEKQVDLLPKMKSKVNTPDGVPRLFDLVRVQDERMKLAFYAALGNTVVANNLDQATQIAYGGNMEFRRVVTLDGTLFEKSGTMSGGGSKPRGGKMGTSIRATSVSVEAVTDAENEVSTLAGKLNCIRQSVVDAVKSYQVSEKAIANLEMELAKSQKEIDSLKSEHSYLEKQLGSLEAASRPKKDGLDRLKELKKIICLEEKEIDRLTQGSKNLKGKALEFQNNIENAGGETLKAQKKKVKKIQSDIDKTSTEINRHKVQIETNQKMIKKLTKGIEDSKKETDQLVEEKEKLSSVFNEILEKVSAVKENPEKTRQLIDEHKEALVKAESDYETVKKVVDDLLVKAESEYETVKKVVDDLRASEVDADYKLQDIKKGYKELELKGESDKKKLDNLQSALTRHMEQIQKDLVDSEKLQTTLSDDALAKACDLKRAEETVALLEAQLKEMNPYLDSISEYRVKVSSYNARVEELNMVTQQRDDLKKLHDEWRKKRLDEFMAGFNSISLKLKEMYQMITLGGDAELELVDSLDPFSEGVVFSVRPPKKSWKNIANLSGGEKTLSSLSLVFALHHYKPTPLYVMDEIDAALDFKNVSIVGHYVKDRTKDAQFIIISLRNNMFELADRLVGIYKTDNCTKSITINPGSFVVCGNAA, from the exons ATGGCGACGGAAACCGGAGACGAGGCGATGGCAGCCGAATCGGAGGCAGTGAGAGCAACCATTGTTACTTCTTCCAATAAAACCCCAAGGCTTTTCATAAGAGAAATGGTTATGCGAAACTTCAAATCATACGCTGGTGAACAGCGCGTTGGTCCTTTCCACAAG AGTTTTTCTGCAGTGGTTGGACCGAATGGAAGTGGAAAAAGCAATGTAATCGATGCAATGCTTTTCGTTTTCGGAAAGAGAGCAAAGCAG ATGAGACTTAATAAAGTATCTGAGCTTATTCATAATTCCACAAATCACCAAAATCGGGATAGTGCTGGTGTTTCTGTTCATTTTCAGGAGATCATTGACCTG GATGATGGAAACTATGAAGTTGTGCCAGGGAGTGAGTTTGTTATCACTCGGGTTGCCTTGCGTGATAACTCATCCAAGTATTACATTAATGACCGTGGAAGTAATTTTACTGAGGTCACCAAGAAACTCAAAGGGAAAGGGGTTGACTTGGACAATAATCGTTTTCTGATTCTTCAG GGTGAAGTTGAGCAGATTTCATTGATGAAGCCCAAAGCACAAGGGCCCCATGATGAAGGTTTTCTCGAATACTTAGAAGACATAATTGGAACTGATAAATATGTTGAAAAGATTGAAGAATCAGCCAAGGA GCTGGAATTTCTCAATGAGAAAAGGTCTGGGGTTGTGCAGATGGTTAAACTAGCAGAGAAAGAACGAGACAGCTTGGAG GATGTGAAGAATGAAGCAGAGTCCTTTATGCTTAAACAGTTATCACTTTTGAAATGGCGAGAGAAAGCTACAAATTTAGCTCACGAGGATAATAGTGCCAAGATGGCTGAAATGCAAACAAATGTATCTAACCTAGAAGAAAACTTAAAGGCTGACAG GGAGAAAATTCAAGAAAGTCGTAAATCTTTGAAAGAGCTTGAGGCTGTGCACAAGACATATGTCAAAAGACAAGAG GAACTTGACATTGGTCTTAGAAATTGTAAAGAGGCGTTGAAGGAGTTTGAAAGGCAGGATGTTAAATATCAGGAGGACTCAAAGCACAAGAAGCAAAAGATCgagaaacttaaaaataaacttGAGAAG GACTCGGCAAAGATTGACGACTTGACAAAGGACTGTAAGAACTCGAGTAATATGATTCCAAAACTTGAGGAGGATGTTCAAAAACTGCAAAAACTCTTGGTAGATGAGGAAAGAGTATTAGAAGATATAATAGAGAATTCCAAAG TCGAAACTGAAAAATATCGCTCTGAGCTTGTTAAGGTTCGTGCTGAATTAGAACCTTGGGAAAAACAACTTATTGATCACAGGGGAAAGCTTGAAGTTGCATGTACTGAAAGCAAGCTTTTGAGTGAGAAG CATGAAGCTAGTCATGCAGCTTTTGAAGATTCACGAAAGCAGATGGGTAATATATTGGGAAGAATTGAAAATAAATCTGCAAGCATTGAAAAACTACAAAATGATATGGAAAATCTCAAGCACAAAGCATCGGAAGCTCATAAAGTGGAACAA GAATGCACAAAAAAACAAGAAGCTCTAATTCCAGAAGAACAAACGGCAAGACAGAAGGTTGCAGAACTTAAAACCATAGCTGAATCTGAGAAAAGTCAGGGTTCAGTTATGAGAGCAATTTTGCAGGCCAAGGAGTCTAATAAAATAGAGGGAATTTATGGCCGAATGGGAGATTTAGGAGCTATTGATG CAAAATATAATGTGGCTATATCTACAGCATGTTCTGGACTTGATTACATTGTGGTGGAGACAACTGCTGCAGCCCAAGATTGTGTTGAGCTGCTAAGAAGAGAGAATCTCGGAGTTTCAACTTTCATGATATTG GAAAAGCAAGTTGATCTTTTGCCGAAGATGAAGTCTAAAGTAAACACTCCTGATGGAGTTCCACGCCTTTTTGATCTGGTCAGAGTTCAGGACGAAAGGATGAAGCTTGCATTCTATGCTGCCCTGGGCAACACTGTTGTCGCAAACAATCTGGATCAG GCAACACAAATCGCATATGGTGGAAACATGGAATTCCGGCGTGTGGTTACTCTTGATGGTACACTTTTTGAAAAATCTGGTACAATGAGCGGTGGGGGAAGCAAGCCACGTGGTGGAAAAATGGGGACATCTATTCGAGCCACCAGTGTTTCTGTAGAAGCTGTTACAGATGCTGAGAACGAGGTCTCCACTTTGGCTGGAAAGTTAAATTGCATCCGCCAAAGCGTAGTTGATGCCGTAAAAAGTTACCAAGTCTCAGAAAAAGCAATTGCTAACCTTGAGATGGAATTGGCTAAAAGTCAAAAAGAG ATTGATAGTTTGAAGTCTGAACATAGTTATCTTGAAAAGCAACTTGGCTCGCTAGAGGCTGCATCACGACCAAAGAAGGACGGGCTTGACAGGCTTAAGGAGCTGAAGAAAATTATATGTTTAGAGGAAAAAGAGATTGACAGACTTACACAAGGATCTAAAAACCTCAAGGGGAAG GCCTTGGAATTTCAGAATAATATAGAAAATGCTGGTGGTGAAACTCTAAAAGCACAGAAGAAAAAAGTCAAGAAGATTCAGTCT GATATTGACAAGACAAGCACAGAAATAAACCGTCACAAGGTTCAAATTGAGACAAATCAGAAAATGATAAAGAAGTTAACTAAAGGCATTGAGGACTCCAAGAAGGAGACGGATCAACTTGTTGAGGAGAAGGAAAAACTCTCGAGTGTTTTCAACGAAATACTGGAGAAGGTTTCTGCTGTTAAAGAGAATCCCGAAAAGACACGGCAG CTAATTGATGAACACAAGGAAGCGTTGGTTAAAGCAGAATCTGATTATGAAACTGTGAAGAAAGTTGTTGATGATTTGTTGGTTAAAGCAGAATCTGAGTATGAAACTGTGAAGAAAGTTGTTGATGATTTGAGGGCATCGGAG GTTGATGCCGACTACAAGTTACAAGATATAAAGAAGGGCTACAAGGAGTTGGAACTGAAGGGAGAGAGTGACAAGAAAAAGCTTGATAACCTGCAAAGTGCTCTTACACGACATATGGAGCA AATTCAGAAAGATCTAGTAGACTCTGAAAAGCTTCAAACAACCTTGTCAGATGACGCTCTTGCAAAAGCCTGTGACCTCAAAAGGGCAGAGGAAACTGTAGCATTGCTGGAAGCACAGCTCAAAGAGATGAATCCATATCTGGACTCAATCTCAGA ATATCGAGTAAAGGTTTCCTCATATAATGCGCGAGTTGAGGAGTTGAACATGGTCACTCAACAACGGGATGATCTAAAAAAACTGCATGATGAGTGGCGAAAAAAAAG gCTAGATGAGTTCATGGCTGGATTTAATTCAATATCCTTGAAGTTAAAGGAAATGTATCAG ATGATTACACTGGGAGGAGATGCAGAACTTGAGCTGGTGGATTCTTTGGATCCCTTTTCAGAAGGAGTTGTCTTCAGTGTCAGACCGCCTAAGAAGAGCTGGAAGAACATCGCCAACTTATCTGGTGGAGAAAAG ACTCTTAGCTCATTGTCTCTTGTGTTTGCACTTCATCACTACAAGCCAACACCTCTATATGTAATGGACGAAATCGATGCTGCTCTAG ATTTCAAGAATGTTTCTATCGTGGGACATTACGTGAAAGACCGAACTAAGGATGCACAATTCATCATCATCAG CCTTAGAAACAACATGTTTGAGTTGGCTGATCGACTTGTCGGAATTTACAAAACCGACAACTGCACAAAGAGCATTACAATCAATCCAGGCAGTTTTGTGGTTTGCGGAAATGCTGCTTAA